One region of Solanum pennellii chromosome 6, SPENNV200 genomic DNA includes:
- the LOC107023476 gene encoding WD repeat-containing protein 70, which translates to MADDEAEMYDGARAQFPLSFGKQAKSQKSLELVHNATRRNNTSSAASVTQPADGKLEPSPFPSVSSSSKSWLNSLKNPKSSHESNSKSKIIGPSRPTTGLSSRNDKEEEEEEDGSMIGPPRPAVDAKTEEGEDGEMIGPPRPPLEEEDGEMIGPPPPPSGSMGSDSEDDMEEEEQNQYRIPLSNEIVLKGHTKVVSALTVDHSGSRVLSGSYDYTVRMYDFQGMNARLQSFRQLEPSEGHQVRSLSWSPTADRFLCVTGSAQAKIYDRDGLTLGEFVRGDMYIRDLKNTKGHISGLTCGEWNPKTKETILTSSEDGSLRLWDVNDFKSQKQVIKPKLARPGRVPVTTCAWDREGKSIAGGVGDGSIQIWNLKPGWGSRPDIYVANAHSDDITGVKFSSDGRILLSRSFDCSLKVWDLRQMKEPLKVFDDLPNNYAQTNVAFSPDEQLFITGTSVEKDGTTGGMLCFFDRGKLELVSRVGISPTYSVVQCAWHPRLNQIFATVGDKHEGGTHILYDPTLSERGALVCVARAPRKKSVDDFQAEPVIHNPHALPLFRDQPSRKRQREKELKDPLKSHKPELPITGPGFGGRVGSTKGSLLTQYLLKQGGLIKETWMEEDPREAILKHADAAAKDPKFIAPAYADTQPEPLFAEPDAEEEDK; encoded by the exons ATGGCCGACGATGAAGCAGAGATGTACGACGGAGCTAGGGCACAGTTCCCGTTGTCGTTTGGTAAGCAAGCTAAATCTCAAAAATCTCTCGAACTTGTTCACAACGCTACTCGCCGGAACAACACCTCCTCCGCCGCCTCCGTTACTCAACCTGCCGACGGTAAACTCGAGCCATCACCTTTCCCTTCTGTATCATCTTCCTCCAAATCCTGGCTTAATTCCCTCAAAAACCCTAAATCTAGTCATGAATCCAATTCTAAGTCGAAGATTATCGGGCCGAGTCGTCCTACTACTGGCTTGAGTTCGAGGAACGAcaaggaagaggaagaggaggaggaTGGTAGTATGATTGGACCACCTCGACCTGCTGTTGATGCAAAGACGGAGGAGGGTGAGGATGGTGAAATGATTGGGCCACCACGACCTCCGTTAGAAGAGGAGGATGGGGAGATGATTGGGCCACCTCCACCGCCATCGGGCTCAATGGGGTCAGACTCGGAGGACGAtatggaagaagaagaacaaaatcAGTATAGGATACCCTTGAGTAATGAAATAGTACTAAAAGGACATACAAAG GTTGTGTCAGCTCTTACTGTGGACCATTCAGGATCAAGGGTTCTCTCTGGTAGTTATGACTATACTGTTCGGATGTATGATTTTCAAGGAATGAATGCTCGGTTGCAGTCGTTTAGACAGCTGGAACCATCTGAAGGGCATCAAGTTCGTAGTTTGAGCTGGAGTCCAACAGCAGACCGATTTTTATGTGTTACTGGGTCAGCCCAAGCAAAG ATCTATGATCGTGATGGACTTACACTTGGGGAATTTGTTAGAGGAGACATGTATATACGTGATCTTAAGAATACAAAAGGTCATATATCTGGATTGACATGTGGAGAATGGAACCCTAAAACAAAGGAGACAATTTTAACTTCGTCAGAGGATGGTTCGTTGCGCCTGTGGGATGTCAATGACTTTAAGAGTCAAAAGCAG GTTATTAAACCAAAACTTGCTCGGCCTGGGAGAGTTCCTGTAACAACATGTGCTTGGGATCGGGAAGGAAAAAGCATTGCAGGTGGTGTAGGAGATGGTTCTATCCAG ATATGGAATCTTAAACCTGGATGGGGGAGCAGACCAGATATATATGTAGCAAATGCCCACTCAGATGATATTACAGGAGTCAAATTTTCAAGTGATGGGCGGATACTGTTGTCAAGAAGTTTTGATTGCTCCTTAAAG GTTTGGGATTTGCGCCAGATGAAAGAACCCTTGAAAGTGTTTGATGATCTCCCAAATAATTATGCTCAAACTAACGTTGCATTTAGTCCTGATGAACAATTGTTCATAACTGGGACGTCTGTTGAAAAAGATGGGACTACTGGAGGAATGCTATGCTTCTTTGATCGAGGAAAGCTAGAGCTAGTATCAAGAGTTGGAATATCTCCTACTTACAGTGTTGTGCAGTGTGCCTGGCACCCTAGGCTGAATCAG ATCTTTGCAACAGTTGGGGATAAACATGAAGGTGGAACACACATTCTATATGATCCAACACTGAGTGAAAGAGGAGCACTGGTTTGTGTTGCTCGTGCACCCAGGAAAAAGTCTGTGGATGATTTTCAGGCAGAACCAGTTATTCATAATCCACATGCACTACCCTTATTTAGAGATCAACCTAGTCGCAAGCGTCAGCGAGAGAAAGAACTGAAGGATCCACTGAAGTCGCATAAACCTGAGCTGCCAATAACAGGGCCAGGTTTTGGTGGTAGAGTTGGTTCAACCAAGGGAAGCCTGTTAACACAATACCTTCTTAAG CAAGGTGGCTTGATAAAGGAGACTTGGATGGAGGAGGATCCTAGAGAAGCAATCTTGAAGCATGCTGATGCAGCTGCAAAAGATCCAAAATTTATTGCTCCAGCATATGCTGATACACAACCAGAGCCACTCTTTGCGGAGCCGGATgctgaagaagaagataagtAA
- the LOC107021326 gene encoding mitochondrial import receptor subunit TOM9-2-like, producing the protein MSSKKGGVSLPDRPGAGAGAGDGILSRFSSSISESPIVYQGKRAASDVAFVAKKLFKSTGKAAWIAGTTFLILVVPLIIEMDRDAQLTELEMQQASLLGAPPPAGAK; encoded by the coding sequence atgTCTTCCAAAAAAGGCGGAGTTTCACTACCGGATCGTCCCGGCGCCGGCGCAGGCGCCGGAGATGGTATCCTTTCTAGGTTTTCATCATCCATATCTGAATCACCGATTGTGTACCAAGGGAAGAGAGCCGCTTCCGATGTCGCATTTGTAGCCAAGAAACTTTTCAAGAGTACCGGAAAAGCCGCCTGGATCGCCGGAACTACCTTTCTGATACTCGTTGTTCCGTTAATTATCGAGATGGATCGCGATGCGCAGCTCACTGAGCTCGAGATGCAACAAGCTAGCTTGTTGGGAGCACCTCCACCTGCAGGAGCAAAGTGA
- the LOC107022984 gene encoding uncharacterized protein LOC107022984 has protein sequence MIRGKPSAGYRRMPRYIHMLKTVYPDSYIRMHKTEEDEFMYLFIALRPFIRGFKYCRPVVVVDGAHLSGAYKGTFVSASTLDGAGCIFPLAYGVVDTENDCSWTWFFEQFKHAFGDRKDMCVVSDRNESIMKSVRIVFPDVPHYACIWHLWKNVCGNFKRSRKAISDLFYSMAKAYRKEDFDKLMAKVDRIDHRVKEYLEYAGYEKWSRVHATVNRGRMMTSNIAECINGCLVEARQLTILEFLEEVRILFGSWHCKNREVASYTKDTLGRKFEELLIINAAKSSKMEVVPSSEFIFSVYENGRRYIVCLERKVCCCGRFQLDEIPCSHAIAVLKKKNVTDMNPYCSDYYKPDALAKTYEIPMVPMPDKKDWSDPKHVVAETVYPPRYRRSSGRPRKRRRKNADEKISVNTNCCGQCGQEGHNRRTCTFYPKEK, from the exons ATGATTAGAGGAAAACCATCTGCTGGATATAGACGGATGCCGCGATACATACACATGTTAAAAACTGTGTATCCAGATTCTTATATAAGAATGCATAAGACTGAAGAGGATGAATTTATGTATCTGTTCATCGCCTTAAGACCATTCATTAGGGGATTTAAATACTGCAGACCAGTAGTTGTTGTGGATGGTGCACATCTGAGTGGAGCTTACAAAGGGACAtttgtatcagcaagcacacttgatggcgcag GTTGCATATTTCCATTGGCATATGGTGTTGTTGACACCGAAAATGATTGTTCGTGGACATGGTTTTTCGAACAGTTCAAACATGCATTTGGCGATAGAAAAGATATGTGTGTTGTTTCAGATAGAAATGAGAGTATCATGAAGAGTGTAAGGATTGTGTTCCCCGATGTACCTCATTATGCATGCATCTGGCATCTTTGGAAGAATGTATGTGGAAACTTCAAAAGGAGCAGAAAGGCCATAAGTGATCTATTCTACTCTATGGCCAAGGCATATAGAAAGGAAGATTTTGATAAGTTGATGGCTAAGGTTGATAGAATTGATCACAGGGTTAAGGAGTACCTTGAATATGCAGGTTACGAAAAGTGGTCAAGAGTTCATGCAACAGTAAACAGAGGTAGAATGATGACTTCAAACATTGCAGAATGTATCAATGGTTGTCTTGTTGAAGCACGCCAATTAACTATATTAGAATTCTTGGAAGAGGTTAGAATTCTTTTTGGATCTTGGCATTGCAAAAACAGAGAAGTAGCCTCATACACAAAGGACACATTAGGTAGAAAATTTGAGGAATTGTTGATTATAAACGCGGCTAAAAGTTCAAAAATGGAG GTTGTTCCATCATCTGAGTTTATTTTCTCAGTTTATGAAAATGGAAGAAGATATATTGTTTGTCTTGAGCGGAAAGTATGTTGTTGTGGTAGATTTCAACTAGATGAGATACCTTGTTCACATGCAATCGCtgtattgaaaaaaaagaatgtcaccGATATGAATCCGTATTGCTCTGATTATTACAAGCCTGATGCGTTGgcaaaaacatatgaaattcCAATGGTGCCAATGCCAGATAAGAAAGATTGGTCAGATCCTAAACACGTGGTAGCTGAAACTGTGTATCCACCTAGATACAGAAGATCATCTGGACgaccaagaaaaagaagaagaaagaatgcAGATGAAAAGATTTCGGTGAACACAAACTGTTGTGGACAATGTGGACAAGAAGGGCACAACagaagaacttgtactttctACCCAAAAGAGAAGTGA